Proteins from one Pectinophora gossypiella chromosome 19, ilPecGoss1.1, whole genome shotgun sequence genomic window:
- the LOC126375730 gene encoding UPF0587 protein GA18326 — protein MVKIALQIKANLECIEKLYTNHPHYQWFLKLKCGSCGEVSEKFHDLTESDKVPQKHNRSETNLLIKCKLCSRENSIDVIEGSNGAYTSNDLGKFKTLVTFDCRGVEPVDFEPKSGWIAEAEDNGKKFEDVDLTEKEWVDYDEKNQTSVGVYELEWQFIKVK, from the exons ATGGTGAAAATTGCTCTGCAGATAAAGGCGAATCTTGAATGTATTGAAAAATTGTATACAAACCATCCACACTACCAGTGGTTTTTGAAATTAAAGTGTGGAAGTTGCGGCGAAGTTTCTGAGAAGTTTCATGACCTGACGGAGTCAGATAAAGTGCCTCAAAAGCACAATAGGTCGGAAACCAATCTGCTCATAAAGTGCAAACTGTGTTCTAGGGAGAACAGCATCGACGTGATAGAAGGATCCAATG ggGCCTATACAAGCAATGACTTGGGAAAGTTCAAGACCCTGGTAACATTTGACTGTCGAGGAGTGGAGCCTGTGGACTTCGAACCTAAGTCAGGGTGGATAGCAGAGGCTGAAGACAATG gaAAAAAGTTTGAAGATGTAGACCTAACTGAGAAGGAGTGGGTGGACTACGATGAGAAGAATCAGACATCCGTAGGTGTTTACGAACTAGAATGGCAGTTCATCAAAGTGAAATAA
- the LOC126375646 gene encoding ataxin-10 isoform X1 — translation MSRDKSVWFAEEILLDAKLINFQLETGEWDAVEEMLRAEAQLSKDAETGRLRPKKASEYTLRLIAEVLHIMRLDVEQASYNRSTLAVAEQCLRLVRSCAAAGTKMQTYISKELSILDSMLILATEYQHPSVELLNEEIQKKYESCMTVLVQTLGNLVVNNPFNQIMIWNKFDAIILNSLIGQNDKIASAAAMIVYNILLGQPNVLPEDVSLLNSLAYMYNNGNTEYPHLIIEYLIGVENTYIEKLYSKMEPESRMLVLNLAYNILMSTESQDINVSVNFVKFMAHEFKNKSDCILKTVDKYVNTIEPQEVVFLLDIIATASSMDAYMDCLQGDTSLFINCAFLLRAIHKLGKESSNFFSSLNKLYAATGKQLINDENMQAMVPTESKYPLTKNDSADNMLSCNETTSECTESESSEQYFECNENLNYLERLETINTIETLQQPLKFIEATPESRGNSAERTNVKIDNDLTKVAFKRSSSVPKGDDRVQPLPTRRISLEHKIDIGDDIEPPLIIDSTSPNGSMNTIAEVIPVGLHPRLELQGSSRTESQDSSPNDPPTEIHLSKEENKEVKASPSEISPPLSEVLNPETESQKQSPDAQKEVKKSQNLSTDFDLSEQLQKILGISAEKTRGDVEKKSEPAKEVKMSEETVTNKVPTVKIDSPEAQKTRLGAIDMTTSKKAVTSVETVERHVAFGFKASLVRTLGNLCWKNQENKRQIRELEVIPVLLDCCNIDARNPLIMQWVIFAVRNLCENCPENQEVISKMTLQGPVDNEVLQEMGLTLHTDAQGNSIKVAPLPRT, via the exons ATGTCGCGCGATAAGAGCGTGTGGTTCGCGGAGGAAATATTATTAGACGCTAAACTTATCAATTTCCAGCTGGAGACAGGAGAATGGGATGCGGTTGAAGAAATGTTACGTGCCGAAGCGCAGCTCTCTAAGGATGCTGAAACGGGGCGATTACGGCC gaAAAAGGCGTCAGAGTACACTTTGCGGCTCATAGCTGAAGTTCTACATATAATGAGGTTAGATGTGGAGCAGGCATCGTACAACCGCAGTACCCTCGCCGTCGCCGAGCAGTGTCTTCGTCTTGTGCGGTCGTGCGCCGCCGCCGGCACTAAAATGCAAACATACATCTCTAAAGAGCTCTCCATACTCGACTCCATGCTCATCTTAGCTACAGAGTACCAACACCCTAGTGTAGAACTATTAAATGAAGAGATACAGAAAAAATATGAGTCCTGCATGACAGTTCTTGTTCAAACACTAGGCAATCTTGTAGTCAACAACCCATTCAACCAGATTATGATCTGGAACAAGTTTGATGCTATAATCCTAAACAGCCTAATAGGccaaaatgataaaattgcttCTGCCGCTGCTATGATTGTTTACAACATTCTGTTGGGCCAACCAAATGTATTGCCAGAGGATGTGTCTCTGTTAAACTCTCTAGCTTACATGTATAATAATGGCAACACTGAATACCCACATTTGATAATTGAATACTTAATTGGAGTAGAAAATACATATATTGAAAAGTTGTATTCAAAAATGGAACCAGAAAGCAGGATGCTGGTATTGAATCTTGCTTACAATATTCTAATGTCAACAGAGTCACAAGATATTAATGTTTCTGTGAATTTTGTTAAGTTTATGGCacatgaatttaaaaataaatcagatTGTATTCTGAAGACTGTGGACAAGTATGTGAATACCATAGAACCACAGGAGGTGGTGTTTTTACTGGACATCATAGCCACTGCATCCAGTATGGATGCGTACATGGACTGTCTACAGGGTGATACTTCTTTGTTTATAAATTGTGCAT TCCTTCTTCGCGCCATTCACAAGCTAGGGAAGGAGAGTAGCAACTTCTTCTCGTCACTGAACAAATTGTACGCCGCGACGGGCAAGCAGCTGATCAATGATGAAAACATGCAGGCTATGGTGCCCACTGAGAGTAAGT ATCCTCTCACTAAAAACGATTCTGCAGACAACATGCTCTCTTGCAACGAAACGACGTCCGAATGCACAGAATCGGAAAGCAGCGAGCAATATTTCGAATGTAACGAAAACCTCAACTATTTAGAGCGACTTGAGACAATCAACACAATAGAGACGTTGCAGCAACCGCTCAAATTCATCGAGGCTACGCCGGAGAGTCGCGGAAACAGTGCTGAGAGAACAAATGTGAAGATTGATAACGACTTGACCAAAGTCGCGTTTAAAAGAAGCAGCTCAGTTCCGAAGGGAGACGATCGAGTGCAACCTCTACCTACCAGGAGGATAAGCCTGGAACACAAGATTGACATCGGCGATGACATCGAACCACCACTGATTATCGATTCCACCTCGCCCAACGGCAGCATGAACACGATCGCTGAAGTCATACCAGTCGGTCTGCATCCAAGACTTGAACTACAGGGATCCAGCAGAACAGAGTCACAGGATAGTTCTCCCAACGATCCTCCAACAGAAATTCATCTgtcaaaagaagaaaataaagaagtcaaagcTTCGCCCAGCGAAATATCACCTCCGTTAAGTGAAGTGCTGAATCCCGAAACTGAATCACAGAAACAGTCCCCCGATGCTCAAAAAGAAGTGAAGAAAAGTCAGAATTTGTCAACGGACTTTGATTTGAGCGAGCAGTTGCAAAAGATTCTCGGTATATCAGCGGAGAAGACTAGAGGAGATGTGGAGAAGAAGAGTGAGCCGGCGAAGGAAGTGAAGATGTCAGAAGAGACCGTCACGAATAAGGTGCCGACGGTGAAAATAGATTCGCCCGAGGCCCAGAAGACGAG GCTCGGCGCGATAGACATGACGACGAGCAAGAAGGCGGTGACGAGTGTAGAGACGGTGGAGCGGCACGTGGCGTTCGGGTTCAAGGCGTCCCTCGTGCGGACGCTCGGCAACCTGTGCTGGAAGAACCAGGAGAATAAGAGacag ATCCGTGAACTAGAGGTGATTCCTGTATTACTAGACTGCTGTAATATCGACGCTCGCAATCCAC TTATTATGCAATGGGTGATCTTTGCTGTCCGTAACCTCTGTGAGAACTGTCCGGAAAATCAG gAGGTGATATCAAAAATGACGCTACAAGGACCTGTCGACAACGAAGTCCTGCAAGAAATGGGACTCACTCTCCACACAGACGCTCAGGGCAACAGCATCAAAGTTGCACCTCTACCAAGAACTTAA
- the LOC126375646 gene encoding ataxin-10 isoform X2, which yields MSRDKSVWFAEEILLDAKLINFQLETGEWDAVEEMLRAEAQLSKDAETGRLRPKKASEYTLRLIAEVLHIMRLDVEQASYNRSTLAVAEQCLRLVRSCAAAGTKMQTYISKELSILDSMLILATEYQHPSVELLNEEIQKKYESCMTVLVQTLGNLVVNNPFNQIMIWNKFDAIILNSLIGQNDKIASAAAMIVYNILLGQPNVLPEDVSLLNSLAYMYNNGNTEYPHLIIEYLIGVENTYIEKLYSKMEPESRMLVLNLAYNILMSTESQDINVSVNFVKFMAHEFKNKSDCILKTVDKYVNTIEPQEVVFLLDIIATASSMDAYMDCLQGDTSLFINCAFLLRAIHKLGKESSNFFSSLNKLYAATGKQLINDENMQAMVPTENPLTKNDSADNMLSCNETTSECTESESSEQYFECNENLNYLERLETINTIETLQQPLKFIEATPESRGNSAERTNVKIDNDLTKVAFKRSSSVPKGDDRVQPLPTRRISLEHKIDIGDDIEPPLIIDSTSPNGSMNTIAEVIPVGLHPRLELQGSSRTESQDSSPNDPPTEIHLSKEENKEVKASPSEISPPLSEVLNPETESQKQSPDAQKEVKKSQNLSTDFDLSEQLQKILGISAEKTRGDVEKKSEPAKEVKMSEETVTNKVPTVKIDSPEAQKTRLGAIDMTTSKKAVTSVETVERHVAFGFKASLVRTLGNLCWKNQENKRQIRELEVIPVLLDCCNIDARNPLIMQWVIFAVRNLCENCPENQEVISKMTLQGPVDNEVLQEMGLTLHTDAQGNSIKVAPLPRT from the exons ATGTCGCGCGATAAGAGCGTGTGGTTCGCGGAGGAAATATTATTAGACGCTAAACTTATCAATTTCCAGCTGGAGACAGGAGAATGGGATGCGGTTGAAGAAATGTTACGTGCCGAAGCGCAGCTCTCTAAGGATGCTGAAACGGGGCGATTACGGCC gaAAAAGGCGTCAGAGTACACTTTGCGGCTCATAGCTGAAGTTCTACATATAATGAGGTTAGATGTGGAGCAGGCATCGTACAACCGCAGTACCCTCGCCGTCGCCGAGCAGTGTCTTCGTCTTGTGCGGTCGTGCGCCGCCGCCGGCACTAAAATGCAAACATACATCTCTAAAGAGCTCTCCATACTCGACTCCATGCTCATCTTAGCTACAGAGTACCAACACCCTAGTGTAGAACTATTAAATGAAGAGATACAGAAAAAATATGAGTCCTGCATGACAGTTCTTGTTCAAACACTAGGCAATCTTGTAGTCAACAACCCATTCAACCAGATTATGATCTGGAACAAGTTTGATGCTATAATCCTAAACAGCCTAATAGGccaaaatgataaaattgcttCTGCCGCTGCTATGATTGTTTACAACATTCTGTTGGGCCAACCAAATGTATTGCCAGAGGATGTGTCTCTGTTAAACTCTCTAGCTTACATGTATAATAATGGCAACACTGAATACCCACATTTGATAATTGAATACTTAATTGGAGTAGAAAATACATATATTGAAAAGTTGTATTCAAAAATGGAACCAGAAAGCAGGATGCTGGTATTGAATCTTGCTTACAATATTCTAATGTCAACAGAGTCACAAGATATTAATGTTTCTGTGAATTTTGTTAAGTTTATGGCacatgaatttaaaaataaatcagatTGTATTCTGAAGACTGTGGACAAGTATGTGAATACCATAGAACCACAGGAGGTGGTGTTTTTACTGGACATCATAGCCACTGCATCCAGTATGGATGCGTACATGGACTGTCTACAGGGTGATACTTCTTTGTTTATAAATTGTGCAT TCCTTCTTCGCGCCATTCACAAGCTAGGGAAGGAGAGTAGCAACTTCTTCTCGTCACTGAACAAATTGTACGCCGCGACGGGCAAGCAGCTGATCAATGATGAAAACATGCAGGCTATGGTGCCCACTGAGA ATCCTCTCACTAAAAACGATTCTGCAGACAACATGCTCTCTTGCAACGAAACGACGTCCGAATGCACAGAATCGGAAAGCAGCGAGCAATATTTCGAATGTAACGAAAACCTCAACTATTTAGAGCGACTTGAGACAATCAACACAATAGAGACGTTGCAGCAACCGCTCAAATTCATCGAGGCTACGCCGGAGAGTCGCGGAAACAGTGCTGAGAGAACAAATGTGAAGATTGATAACGACTTGACCAAAGTCGCGTTTAAAAGAAGCAGCTCAGTTCCGAAGGGAGACGATCGAGTGCAACCTCTACCTACCAGGAGGATAAGCCTGGAACACAAGATTGACATCGGCGATGACATCGAACCACCACTGATTATCGATTCCACCTCGCCCAACGGCAGCATGAACACGATCGCTGAAGTCATACCAGTCGGTCTGCATCCAAGACTTGAACTACAGGGATCCAGCAGAACAGAGTCACAGGATAGTTCTCCCAACGATCCTCCAACAGAAATTCATCTgtcaaaagaagaaaataaagaagtcaaagcTTCGCCCAGCGAAATATCACCTCCGTTAAGTGAAGTGCTGAATCCCGAAACTGAATCACAGAAACAGTCCCCCGATGCTCAAAAAGAAGTGAAGAAAAGTCAGAATTTGTCAACGGACTTTGATTTGAGCGAGCAGTTGCAAAAGATTCTCGGTATATCAGCGGAGAAGACTAGAGGAGATGTGGAGAAGAAGAGTGAGCCGGCGAAGGAAGTGAAGATGTCAGAAGAGACCGTCACGAATAAGGTGCCGACGGTGAAAATAGATTCGCCCGAGGCCCAGAAGACGAG GCTCGGCGCGATAGACATGACGACGAGCAAGAAGGCGGTGACGAGTGTAGAGACGGTGGAGCGGCACGTGGCGTTCGGGTTCAAGGCGTCCCTCGTGCGGACGCTCGGCAACCTGTGCTGGAAGAACCAGGAGAATAAGAGacag ATCCGTGAACTAGAGGTGATTCCTGTATTACTAGACTGCTGTAATATCGACGCTCGCAATCCAC TTATTATGCAATGGGTGATCTTTGCTGTCCGTAACCTCTGTGAGAACTGTCCGGAAAATCAG gAGGTGATATCAAAAATGACGCTACAAGGACCTGTCGACAACGAAGTCCTGCAAGAAATGGGACTCACTCTCCACACAGACGCTCAGGGCAACAGCATCAAAGTTGCACCTCTACCAAGAACTTAA
- the LOC126375724 gene encoding uncharacterized protein LOC126375724, translating to MNDSEIESLKTELEHEKTCREAAAWQNGELEKQILSMQEELRKPDYPWDNDLDLQKESVRHKQLLEAIEELRGQLPLLKDRIKNAKVCGPDCKLKHDDLNINLDILTPAELLRTVKKFERLKTDLISTLRSKEWRLDSESKLFVRVHDQKMYLQNELMICQNNIMRLQRNGSYWPSYTRKTDERVLDPKRGPIKKSFCERLPPIPTQ from the exons atGAACGACAGTGAAATCGAGAGTTTGAAAACAGAATTGGAACATGAAAAAACGTGCAG AGAAGCAGCAGCATGGCAGAATGGAGAACTGGAAAAGCAGATTCTGTCGATGCAGGAAGAGCTCCGCAAGCCAGACTATCCGTGGGACAACGACTTGGACTTGCAGAAGGAGAGCGTCCGACACAAACAGCTGTTAGAGGCTATAGAGGAATTGAGGGGACAACTGCCGTTGCTTAAGGATAGGATTAAAAATGCTAAAGTTTGCGGGCCTG ATTGTAAACTGAAACATGATGATCTCAACATAAACTTGGACATTTTGACTCCG GCTGAATTACTTCGCACAGTGAAGAAGTTCGAGCGACTGAAGACAGATCTAATCAGCACCCTGCGAAGCAAGGAATGGCGTTTGGATTCCGAGTCTaag TTGTTCGTGAGGGTACACGATCAGAAGATGTATCTACAGAATGAACTAATGATATGCCAGAACAACATTATGCGGCTGCAGAGAAATGGAAGTTATTGGCC GTCGTACACCCGCAAGACAGACGAGCGTGTGCTGGATCCGAAGCGCGGGCCGATCAAGAAGTCGTTCTGCGAGCGTCTGCCCCCCATCCCCACCCAATGA
- the LOC126375745 gene encoding uncharacterized protein LOC126375745, whose product MSLLSAVLQEVDKVSTEDLKKHRDVLLPGIKDLSERLQLLSFALQQNFIDTYVNFTPTKSIEQLNYRNRKSNIVSDYEKYAESITTYRQKFGDKDDEFSTCCKKLNVAYELFQQLCIVAEAKKVLELANQEFGRYNYKDAMLSVKDLQNQLKNLKFEGNSAKALSNLIAQSENQLALYSAHLSVEWEDIFSWEQKKGLFSHTYSLSVQQSDPTLIQKVLKTLHATERLNAELGLFSHFFIDQLLHNVIRHNCDIFTEDHIGAIIFNIKIDLNDTKKPNYQTIFNNLTAIFEFLHSTLGSQFDNGKKFIEVFAESIRDKFFNKIIEDCIRINLPSCDSSYQNYKNIVVELDSFNKFLIDLKFVDADQSPLNKYVNDTECVLYNKKCDKLLYDVRTLLNESLSSGTVIVGTVKETVNDSILDVSSKETLWDLNKPLFLPRCVITQNVKKVMTMIVEHLEESAKLPDKYSRQLVSYIRDIAIMYQCIVPKKFKVNLECCPLDIALFFNNCFYLAHGLLGPPWKTILPGVLADQVTTMLLECIQDLRVLGLEKMSLYLQNQKNAIMQSIEAKDTSPWTHEVYEQFDTAINKAILLMRDLKSSWLNILPSRMYEMSLCTLIQALCQAILDRIFADGKPIEEELVYMLAVRLEDILSEVNVLFDEPIKLEDKVNVWTKFNKMPQLLKAQLLEIAEIWNENRDQLQSFSCEEIRQITAFLIYALVFVVIQVGATTKFYNYEDKTDQLAQEAKNRAVTIIDGPKYVALPSPTPAPAAPTNYTQPEQRPPSKPPNHTPDKPGKPKYIEVPRLYYGSIQNLPSIRSPYPKQVKIQHPPNSVYKYHKVIPLQQHRNTLYPKHQQLVFAASTSKPAVAVKSPKFSLPVETINGIRTDFVRPPHFANSTTTSSTTTTATTTTTKYLRTKRIWPKHVLEKMKANNTTGNNTNENNTKVNKNDTDSDLSSAGSHHKIIILTENTGSSTAHPATRPPYRRVTRNPSKKKPSTAAPANLPHIEPNDWVPIIPSHYPLNKVRKSKQTTISRRSDRSDVYLSDPNESPVKDKRMMYLQSFGLIPVGGSPTPTAAAAAARKNIIFIGRSKQLNPYVYSGYRGKPVVHTTHIKGDYQTDESNPPKIITRIKHHHHHHHHKYVKTVEKPVRVEVPKPVSVPVPVPVPVKVEQKVPYPVPVKVPHPVPVKVVEKQYVPKPYPVVQYVPKPYPVVQQVKVPQPVPVHIEKQVPVEVPKPYPVAVPVEKKVPVPYPVRILVPHPVPYETKVPVPVKEPVEVIKHVAVRVPYPQPYPVKVPQPVPVPYEKRVPYPVEVEKKVPMPFKVLVPERVEVEKRVPVYIPRPYPVEKRVPVPVKVPYPVKVPIRVPVGIPIIVHPSPSSGEQVVTSGLSVGDDGSQNNQQLTHYSYSVNGNTVTTSPQNTVTLHGNVATDNPHQTVTFHGNTITQSPHQTVTFHGRNNFNGFQSRMDVFDETTTAFGTTIGSSTQVELSTPENTSTSVQSITETTTKQNITTPTLQSR is encoded by the exons ATGAGTTTACTCAGTGCAGTTTTACAAGAAGTTGATAAAGTGAGCACGGAGGATTTAAAAAAGCATCGCGATGTGTTGCTCCCGGGGATAAAGGATCTTAGTGAAAGGTTACAACTTCTATCTTTTGCATTGCAACAAAATTTCATTGACACTTACGTTAATTTCACTCCAACTAAAAGTATAGAACAACTAAATTACAGAAATaggaaaagcaatattgtttctGACTATGAAAAGTACGCAGAAAGTATTACAACTTATCGACAAAAGTTCGGTGACAAGGACGACGAATTTTCTACTTGTTGCAAAAAGTTGAATGTTGCTTACGAATTGTTTCAACAACTCTGCATTGTTGCCGAAGCTAAAAAGGTCCTGGAGCTCGCTAACCAGGAATTCGGCCGATATAATTACAAAGATGCTATGTTAAGCGTGAAAGACTTGCAAAACCAACTAAAAAACTTGAAATTCGAAGGCAATTCTGCTAAAGCACTCTCCAATCTAATAGCGCAATCAGAAAATCAGTTGGCATTATATTCAGCACATCTCAGTGTGGAATGGGAGGATATTTTTAGCTGGGAACAAAAGAAAGGTCTCTTTTCTCATACATATTCCCTGTCTGTCCAACAAAGTGACCCAACTCTCATACAAAAAGTGCTGAAAACTCTTCATGCAACTGAAAGACTGAATGCTGAGCTTGGATTATTCTCACATTTCTTCATAGATCAACTTTTACACAATGTTATAAGACACAATTGTGACATATTTACTGAAGATCACATTGGAGCTATAATATTCAACATAAAAATAGATCTTAATGATACAAAAAAGCCAAATTACCAGACTATATTCAATAATCTAACAGCAATTTTTGAGTTCTTACATTCAACTCTTGGTTCTCAGTTTGATAATGGCAAAAAGTTCATTGAAGTTTTTGCGGAATCTATAAGGGATaagtttttcaataaaataattgaagactGCATCAGGATAAACCTACCATCTTGTGATAGCAGCTATCAGAATTATAAAAACATTGTTGTGGAACTGGACTCATTCAATAAATTCCTTATTGACTTGAAATTTGTGGACGCTGATCAATCACCTTTAAACAAATATGTTAATGATACTGAATGTGTCTTGTACAACAAGAAATGTGATAAGTTACTGTATGATGTCAGAACCCTGCTTAACGAGAGTCTTTCAAGTGGGACTGTAATCGTTGGCACAGTAAAGGAGACAGTTAACGATTCAATATTAGATGTTTCAAGTAAAGAAACACTGTGGGACTTGAACAAGCCCTTATTTCTTCCAAGGTGTGTAATCACTCAGAATGTGAAGAAGGTTATGACGATGATTGTGGAGCATTTGGAAGAGAGTGCCAAGTTGCCAGACAAGTATAGTAGACAGCTGGTATCCTACATCAGGGATATAGCTATCATGTATCAATGTATTGTACCTAAAAAGTTTAAAGTCAATTTGGAATGTTGTCCTTTAGATATTG CATTATTCTTCAACAACTGCTTCTACCTAGCTCATGGGTTGTTGGGACCCCCGTGGAAGACCATACTACCTGGAGTGTTAGCAGATCAGGTGACCACCATGCTATTGGAGTGCATTCAGGACCTCAGGGTGTTGGGGTTAGAGAAGATGTCCCTTTACCTACAGAACCAGAAGAATGCTATTATGCAAAGCATTGAAGCTAAAG ACACTTCGCCGTGGACCCACGAAGTGTACGAACAGTTCGACACTGCGATCAACAAAGCCATCTTACTGATGAGGGACTTGAAATCCAGTTGGCTAAATATCCTTCCATCGCGAATGTATGAAATGTCCCTTTGCACGCTCATACAAGCATTATGCCAAGCCATTCTCGACAGGATATTCGCCGACGGCAAACCTATTGAAGAGGAACTAGTTTACATGTTGGCTGTAAGATTAGAAGACATTCTTAGCGAAGTCAATGTTTTATTTGAC GAGCCAATTAAACTAGAAGACAAAGTCAACGTATGGACCAAGTTCAACAAAATGCCGCAACTCTTGAAGGCACAACTACTGGAGATCGCCGAAATTTGGAACGAAAATAGAGATCAGTTGCAAAGTTTCAGCTGTGAAGAAATACGCCAGATT ACGGCATTCCTGATTTATGCGTTAGTGTTCGTCGTGATTCAAGTTGGCGCGACGACAAAGTTTTACAACTATGAGGACAAGACAGACCAACTCGCCCAGGAGGCGAAGAACCGAGCTGTGACTATCATAGATGGCCCCAAGTACGTAGCGCTCCCCTCACCGACGCCCGCGCCGGCGGCACCGACCAACTACACGCAGCCCGAGCAGCGCCCGCCGAGCAAACCACCCAATCACACCCCAGACAAACCGGGAAAACCGAAATATATCGAAGTACCACGCCTATACTATGGATCAATACAAAACCTACCTTCTATAAGAAGCCCCTACCCAAAACAAGTGAAGATTCAACACCCACCGAATTCAGTTTACaaatatcacaaagtgattccatTACAACAGCACAGAAATACCCTTTACCCGAAACATCAACAGCTCGTGTTCGCCGCCTCCACCAGCAAACCGGCAGTCGCTGTCAAAAGCCCCAAGTTCAGTTTACCAGTCGAGACTATCAATGGAATCCGCACAGACTTCGTCAGGCCACCACACTTTGCCAACTCCACCACCACTAGTAGTACCACAACCACTGCTACCACCACTACAACGAAATACTTGAGAACCAAAAGAATTTGGCCTAAACATGTCTTAGAAAAAATGAAAGCAAATAACACGACTGGAAATAACACGAACGAGAATAACACTAAAGTAAACAAAAATGACACTGACAGTGATCTAAGTTCAGCAGGGAGCCATCACAAAATCATTATTCTCACGGAAAATACAGGATCTAGTACTGCGCATCCCGCCACCCGTCCTCCGTACCGCAGGGTCACCAGGAACCCTTCCAAGAAAAAGCCTTCCACAGCAGCGCCAGCCAACTTGCCTCACATCGAGCCTAACGACTGGGTCCCCATCATTCCATCGCACTACCCATTAAACAAAGTAAGAAAATCTAAACAGACTACTATAAGTAGACGGTCAGATAGATCGGATGTCTACCTAAGCGATCCGAACGAATCTCCCGTTAAAGATAAGCGAATGATGTATTTGCAATCGTTCGGTCTGATCCCCGTGGGCGGCTCGCCAACCCCCACCGCGGCTGCCGCTGCCgccagaaaaaatataatattcatcGGCAGATCAAAACAACTGAATCCGTATGTGTATTCTGGTTACAGAGGGAAACCGGTCGTACACACAACTCACATTAAGGGGGACTACCAGACCGACGAGAGCAACCCGCCGAAAATCATCACGAGAATCAAGCATCATCACCACCATCACCATCACAAATATGTCAAGACCGTCGAGAAGCCAGTCCGGGTGGAAGTGCCGAAGCCGGTGTCCGTGCCGGTGCCCGTACCGGTGCCAGTCAAAGTTGAGCAAAAGGTCCCGTACCCCGTCCCCGTCAAGGTCCCGCACCCGGTCCCAGTCAAGGTCGTCGAGAAGCAGTACGTCCCAAAACCCTACCCCGTGGTACAGTACGTCCCTAAACCGTACCCCGTGGTACAGCAAGTAAAAGTACCACAACCGGTACCAGTTCATATAGAAAAACAAGTGCCAGTGGAAGTACCTAAACCGTACCCAGTGGCCGTGCCTGTGGAGAAGAAAGTGCCCGTCCCCTATCCAGTAAGGATACTCGTACCACATCCAGTTCCTTACGAGACCAAGGTGCCAGTGCCGGTCAAGGAGCCAGTTGAAGTCATAAAGCACGTCGCTGTGCGAGTCCCATACCCGCAACCGTATCCTGTTAAAGTGCCACAACCAGTTCCCGTACCATATGAGAAAAGAGTCCCTTATCCCGTTGAAGTTGAGAAAAAAGTACCGATGCCATTCAAAGTTCTCGTACCTGAAAGAGTTGAAGTCGAAAAGAGGGTACCTGTTTACATTCCTAGACCTTATCCCGTTGAAAAGAGAGTACCTGTGCCTGTCAAAGTTCCGTATCCAGTGAAAGTACCCATCAGAGTTCCCGTTGGAATTCCCATAATAGTTCACCCTTCGCCTAGTAGCGGCGAGCAAGTTGTTACGAGCGGCCTGTCAGTCGGAGACGACGGGTCACAGAACAACCAACAACTCACACACTATTCGTACTCCGTGAATGGCAACACGGTAACGACCTCCCCGCAGAATACAGTAACACTTCACGGGAACGTTGCCACCGACAATCCACACCAGACTGTGACCTTCCATGGAAACACAATCACCCAGAGCCCGCACCAGACAGTCACATTCCACGGCAGAAACAACTTCAACGGCTTCCAGTCGAGAATGGACGTATTTGACGAGACGACGACGGCTTTCGGCACAACGATTGGCAGCTCGACCCAAGTAGAATTAAGCACGCCTGAAAACACATCAACATCGGTGCAATCCATCACAGAAACTACCACTAAACAAAATATCACGACACCCACATTACAGTCACGGTAG